A portion of the Wenzhouxiangella sp. XN24 genome contains these proteins:
- a CDS encoding nuclear transport factor 2 family protein, with the protein MISPIRGFGLLIMALALGGCATRSACDPGPYLEADTSPPLVVPPGLEAPPQRSVLRLPDAPGAGGRLASDPDDCLIEPPQFYAEPGQPNPDDLPVRPSSVVVAGSSAPTPGTTRVTREVTAFLNDWSGAWTQRDADAWLRYYDSDYAPAGYSDAAAWREDQRSRFEIPATTRIDAGSVSVEPLPDGNAKVRFVQRFGAAPEERSVVKEMILVPRTGGSLAWSIVDERIVDVL; encoded by the coding sequence TTGATTTCCCCGATTCGAGGCTTCGGCCTGTTGATCATGGCGCTGGCCCTAGGCGGCTGCGCGACGCGTTCGGCCTGTGATCCCGGGCCTTACCTGGAAGCCGACACCAGCCCGCCGCTGGTGGTTCCGCCGGGGTTGGAAGCCCCGCCACAGCGCAGCGTGCTGCGCTTGCCCGACGCGCCTGGCGCCGGTGGGCGGTTGGCCTCCGATCCCGACGATTGCCTCATCGAACCGCCGCAGTTCTATGCCGAGCCAGGCCAACCGAACCCCGATGACCTGCCGGTGCGCCCGAGTTCCGTTGTCGTCGCAGGCTCGTCGGCGCCGACGCCGGGCACCACGCGCGTGACACGCGAAGTGACGGCCTTTCTCAACGACTGGTCCGGAGCCTGGACGCAACGGGACGCCGACGCCTGGCTGCGCTATTACGACAGCGATTACGCGCCCGCTGGGTACAGCGACGCTGCGGCGTGGCGCGAAGATCAGCGCAGCCGTTTCGAGATTCCGGCGACGACCCGGATCGACGCGGGCAGCGTGAGCGTCGAACCGCTTCCCGACGGCAATGCGAAGGTGCGCTTCGTGCAGCGTTTCGGGGCAGCCCCGGAGGAGCGCAGCGTGGTCAAGGAGATGATCCTGGTGCCCCGGACAGGAGGATCGCTTGCCTGGAGCATCGTGGACGAGCGCATCGTCGACGTTCTCTAG
- a CDS encoding ABC transporter substrate-binding protein yields MNVRMMRMRIAVAMLAIGAVTAAAASHAQEAPERTPEQVIRDASDLTMEAIEGRREELAKDAEALFAIVDEVLLPRWDRQYTGQLVMGRYWREATPEQREEFITALYRKLLGSYGDGILEYEADQLRITGTRGDPAEGRVMVDSEVRLEDGTPVPISYRLRLVDNRWLLYDVVVEGISYVTNYRNQYASEFRAKGVEGVIEELRAELESGDS; encoded by the coding sequence ATGAATGTGAGAATGATGCGGATGAGGATTGCTGTCGCGATGCTCGCGATAGGCGCGGTCACGGCGGCAGCTGCGTCGCACGCGCAGGAGGCGCCGGAGCGCACGCCGGAACAGGTGATTCGTGATGCGTCCGACCTGACCATGGAAGCCATCGAGGGGCGTCGCGAGGAGCTCGCGAAGGATGCGGAAGCGCTGTTCGCTATCGTAGACGAAGTGCTGCTGCCGCGCTGGGACCGGCAATACACCGGACAGCTCGTCATGGGCCGCTACTGGCGCGAGGCCACGCCTGAACAGCGCGAGGAATTCATCACGGCGCTTTATCGCAAGCTCCTCGGCAGCTACGGAGACGGCATCCTCGAATACGAAGCCGACCAGCTGCGTATCACCGGGACCCGTGGTGATCCGGCGGAAGGCCGCGTGATGGTCGATTCGGAGGTGCGGCTGGAAGACGGCACGCCCGTGCCGATCAGTTATCGGCTGCGCCTGGTGGACAATCGCTGGTTGCTCTACGACGTCGTGGTGGAGGGCATTTCCTACGTGACGAACTACCGGAACCAGTACGCCAGCGAGTTCCGCGCCAAGGGCGTGGAAGGGGTCATCGAGGAGCTCCGCGCCGAACTCGAGAGCGGCGATTCTTGA
- the mlaD gene encoding outer membrane lipid asymmetry maintenance protein MlaD — protein MQQTRAVELGTGLFVFMGILALFFLTTRVTSFDAYEGGEGYELTARFDQVGSLKTRSPVSIAGVQIGRVTAVEFDNERLEAVVTMRIASRYDQIPSDSDASILTQGILGGQYVGLQPGGAEDYFADGDEILFTQSAVVLEQLISKYLFSQGGGE, from the coding sequence ATGCAGCAAACACGCGCTGTGGAACTCGGCACCGGATTATTTGTCTTTATGGGCATACTGGCGCTGTTTTTCCTCACGACGAGAGTCACGAGCTTCGACGCTTACGAGGGCGGGGAAGGTTACGAGCTCACGGCCCGCTTCGACCAGGTCGGCAGCCTCAAGACGCGCTCACCCGTATCGATTGCCGGCGTGCAGATCGGCCGGGTCACCGCGGTGGAATTCGACAACGAGCGGCTCGAGGCGGTCGTGACGATGCGGATCGCGTCCCGCTACGACCAGATCCCGAGCGATTCGGATGCCAGTATCCTGACCCAGGGCATCCTGGGCGGCCAGTATGTCGGCCTGCAGCCGGGCGGGGCCGAGGACTATTTCGCGGATGGCGACGAGATCCTGTTTACCCAGTCGGCCGTCGTTCTCGAACAACTCATCAGCAAGTACCTGTTCAGCCAGGGCGGCGGAGAATAG
- a CDS encoding peroxiredoxin, protein MPTAAIGKKIPAFKLPATSEKTLGPGDFKGRKLVLFFYPKDDTPGCTLEGQGFRDHYAAFQDAGAEIVGVSRDSVASHEKFKSKFDFPFELISDADEKLCTIFNVMREKNMYGRKVMGVERSTFLIDEQGVLRQEWRKVKVPGHVEEVLEAAKTL, encoded by the coding sequence ATGCCGACTGCCGCTATTGGCAAGAAGATTCCCGCCTTCAAGCTGCCCGCAACCAGCGAAAAAACCCTGGGCCCCGGTGACTTCAAGGGCAGGAAACTCGTATTGTTCTTCTACCCCAAGGACGACACGCCGGGCTGCACCCTGGAAGGCCAGGGTTTCCGCGACCATTACGCCGCCTTCCAGGACGCCGGCGCCGAGATCGTCGGAGTCTCCCGTGACAGCGTCGCCTCGCACGAGAAATTCAAGAGCAAATTCGACTTTCCCTTCGAACTGATTTCCGACGCCGACGAAAAACTGTGCACGATCTTCAACGTGATGCGCGAGAAGAACATGTACGGACGCAAGGTGATGGGCGTGGAACGCAGCACCTTTCTCATCGACGAGCAGGGCGTGCTCCGCCAGGAATGGCGCAAGGTCAAAGTGCCTGGTCACGTGGAAGAGGTCCTCGAGGCCGCCAAGACGCTCTGA
- a CDS encoding VacJ family lipoprotein: MVASLSLALLAGCASTAGGRDESSNYDPLEPLNRQVFAFNRTADKYLLKPLAEGYDYVLPSPVKSSITNFFRNVNSPILVLNHLLQGNLAEAGKQSGRFVMNTTLGMFGLLDPATSIGLERQSATFDQTFGKWGVPSGPYLMLPFLGPSSARGVAGIGARFETDLIWNYLDDERSIRDKLLALEIINTRQRLLSIDRMIDRAPDPYIFVRESYRQNVEFEIRGPGGADEDIGLDFEDELWDDEDWTDDAPPEGDR; this comes from the coding sequence ATGGTGGCCTCACTCTCGCTGGCCCTCCTGGCCGGCTGCGCCTCCACAGCCGGAGGGCGGGACGAGAGCAGCAACTACGACCCCCTGGAACCGCTCAACCGCCAGGTATTCGCGTTCAACCGCACGGCCGACAAGTACCTGCTCAAACCGCTGGCAGAGGGCTACGACTACGTGCTGCCGAGCCCGGTCAAGTCCAGCATCACGAACTTCTTCCGCAACGTGAACAGTCCGATCCTGGTCCTCAACCACCTGTTGCAGGGCAACCTCGCCGAAGCCGGCAAGCAGTCCGGGCGATTCGTGATGAATACGACCCTCGGCATGTTCGGCCTGCTCGATCCCGCGACCTCGATCGGGCTGGAACGCCAGAGCGCTACGTTCGACCAGACCTTCGGGAAGTGGGGCGTGCCGTCGGGTCCCTACCTGATGCTGCCGTTCCTCGGCCCCAGCTCGGCCCGGGGGGTGGCCGGTATCGGCGCGCGCTTTGAGACCGACCTCATCTGGAATTATCTCGATGACGAACGGAGCATCCGCGACAAGCTGCTGGCGCTCGAGATCATCAACACGCGGCAACGCCTGCTCTCGATCGACCGGATGATCGATCGTGCGCCGGACCCCTACATCTTCGTGCGGGAGTCCTATCGACAGAACGTTGAATTCGAGATTCGCGGACCTGGCGGCGCAGACGAGGACATCGGCCTCGATTTCGAAGACGAACTCTGGGACGACGAGGATTGGACCGATGACGCCCCGCCGGAGGGCGATCGCTAG
- a CDS encoding ATP-binding cassette domain-containing protein, with protein sequence MVSIRDLAYARGQTMIFDGLDIDIRRGGVTAIMGPSGTGKTTLLRLITGQELPDHGSVTFDGAEVTKMSRRELFRMRKRVGMLFQNGALLTDLSVYDNVAFPLREHTRLSERLIRHIVLTKLHAVGLRGAWQLMPSQLSGGMARRVALARAIVMDPEIIYYDEPFVGLDPISMGVVVRLIRRMNDALGLTSVVVTHDVDEVSSIADCTFLLSEGRVVASGTPQDLQDHHSETVVQFMAGMADGPVPFHYPAPDYSEQLLSRGDK encoded by the coding sequence ATCGTGTCGATCCGCGATCTCGCCTATGCCCGCGGCCAGACGATGATCTTCGACGGTCTCGATATCGATATCCGCCGCGGCGGCGTCACGGCGATCATGGGCCCCAGCGGGACAGGCAAGACGACGTTGCTGCGCCTCATTACGGGCCAGGAGCTTCCGGACCACGGCAGCGTGACCTTCGACGGCGCCGAGGTCACGAAAATGAGCCGCCGTGAACTGTTCCGCATGCGCAAGCGCGTCGGCATGCTGTTCCAGAACGGCGCATTGCTGACCGACCTGAGCGTGTATGACAACGTCGCGTTCCCGTTGCGCGAGCACACGCGGCTGTCCGAGCGGCTCATCCGTCATATCGTGCTCACGAAGCTGCATGCGGTCGGACTCCGCGGCGCCTGGCAGCTGATGCCCTCGCAGTTGTCCGGCGGGATGGCGCGGCGTGTCGCCTTGGCGCGCGCGATCGTCATGGATCCCGAGATCATCTATTACGACGAGCCCTTCGTCGGCCTGGACCCCATCTCGATGGGCGTCGTCGTGCGCCTCATCCGGCGCATGAACGACGCGCTCGGACTCACCAGCGTGGTCGTCACGCACGACGTGGACGAGGTCTCTTCCATCGCGGATTGCACTTTCCTGCTTTCCGAGGGGCGCGTCGTCGCCTCGGGCACGCCGCAGGACCTGCAGGACCACCATTCCGAGACGGTGGTGCAGTTCATGGCGGGGATGGCCGACGGCCCGGTTCCTTTCCATTATCCCGCTCCCGACTACAGCGAGCAGCTGCTTTCGCGCGGCGACAAGTAA
- the dapA gene encoding 4-hydroxy-tetrahydrodipicolinate synthase produces MFGGSIVALVTPMHGDGDLDLEALGRLVEFHVEAGTDGIVIAGTTGESPCLSSAELDRLIRAALEAAAGRVSIIGGSGSNSTVRAIELTAVVREAGAAAALVVTPYYNRPTQEGLFRHYQAVARAGLPVILYNVPSRTACDLLPETVARLAEVPGIVAVKEAVPGAGRIGRLRELLGDRLDLLSGDDATAMDFLLAGGNGVISVTANVAPRLMHGLAEAGCHGEPRKAAALNDRLEGLHRALFIEPSPIPVKWAVMQMGLIQSGIRLPLTPLEDRHHDEVRVAMARAGVEYRS; encoded by the coding sequence ATGTTCGGCGGCAGCATCGTGGCCCTGGTCACGCCGATGCATGGCGACGGTGACCTCGATCTCGAGGCGCTGGGGCGCCTGGTCGAGTTTCATGTCGAAGCCGGCACGGATGGCATCGTCATTGCCGGTACGACCGGAGAGTCACCCTGCCTGTCTTCGGCCGAGCTGGACCGGCTGATTCGTGCGGCGCTCGAGGCGGCCGCGGGGCGAGTCTCCATCATCGGCGGCAGCGGCAGCAATTCGACCGTCCGGGCGATCGAGCTCACGGCCGTGGTGCGCGAGGCCGGGGCGGCCGCGGCACTTGTCGTGACGCCGTATTACAACCGCCCCACCCAGGAGGGCCTGTTCCGGCATTACCAGGCAGTCGCACGGGCCGGCCTGCCCGTGATCCTCTACAATGTCCCGAGTCGCACCGCCTGCGACCTGCTCCCCGAGACCGTGGCGCGCCTGGCGGAGGTGCCCGGCATCGTCGCCGTGAAGGAGGCGGTCCCCGGCGCAGGCCGAATCGGCCGTCTCAGGGAATTGCTCGGCGATCGCCTGGACCTGTTGAGCGGGGACGATGCCACGGCGATGGATTTCCTGCTGGCGGGCGGAAACGGCGTCATCAGCGTGACGGCGAACGTGGCGCCGCGCCTCATGCACGGCCTCGCGGAGGCGGGATGCCATGGCGAACCACGCAAGGCGGCGGCGCTGAACGACCGGCTCGAGGGGCTTCACCGGGCCCTGTTCATTGAACCGAGCCCGATCCCTGTAAAATGGGCGGTGATGCAGATGGGCCTCATTCAATCCGGTATTCGGCTGCCACTGACGCCGCTCGAAGACCGCCATCATGACGAGGTGCGTGTCGCCATGGCGCGCGCCGGAGTGGAATACCGATCTTGA
- the mlaE gene encoding lipid asymmetry maintenance ABC transporter permease subunit MlaE — translation MGLEVLYSLRGFFGTFGAGQLFLLRIIVNMPYALARPRLIIRQVYVTGVQSLVVIMLAGFFVGMVLALQAHLTLSRFGAEDTIGMVAALGLVRELGPVVTALLFAGRAGTALSSEIGLMRATDQLSGMEMMAVDPIKRVVVPRFLGGVIAMPILAVIFSAMGIFGAWLEGVIILGVDEGAFWSQMQAQVDLRDDVMSGVIKSFFFGIAASLLAVFEGYNCVPTAEGVGRATTRGVVHTSLTVLVLNFMLTAWLLGGN, via the coding sequence GTGGGTCTCGAGGTGCTTTATTCGCTGCGCGGGTTTTTCGGCACCTTTGGCGCCGGCCAGCTGTTCCTGCTGCGGATCATCGTCAACATGCCGTATGCGCTGGCGCGGCCCCGCCTGATCATCAGGCAGGTGTATGTGACGGGCGTGCAATCGCTGGTGGTGATCATGCTGGCCGGGTTCTTCGTCGGCATGGTGCTCGCGCTGCAGGCGCACCTGACGCTGTCGCGGTTCGGCGCGGAGGACACGATCGGCATGGTGGCGGCGCTCGGGCTGGTCCGGGAACTCGGACCGGTGGTCACCGCGCTGCTGTTCGCGGGGCGCGCCGGGACGGCCCTGTCCTCGGAAATCGGCCTGATGCGCGCGACCGACCAGCTGTCCGGCATGGAGATGATGGCCGTCGACCCCATCAAGCGCGTGGTCGTGCCCCGTTTCCTGGGCGGCGTCATCGCGATGCCGATCCTCGCGGTCATTTTCAGCGCGATGGGCATTTTCGGGGCCTGGCTGGAAGGCGTGATCATCCTGGGCGTGGACGAGGGAGCTTTCTGGTCGCAGATGCAGGCCCAGGTCGATCTGCGGGACGACGTGATGTCCGGCGTCATCAAGAGCTTTTTCTTCGGCATCGCAGCCAGCCTGCTCGCGGTCTTCGAAGGTTATAATTGTGTACCTACCGCCGAAGGGGTAGGGCGCGCCACGACCCGTGGCGTGGTCCATACTTCATTGACCGTCCTGGTACTGAATTTCATGCTCACGGCCTGGCTGTTGGGAGGGAACTAG
- a CDS encoding class I fructose-bisphosphate aldolase produces MNLDGLNKIARAMVAPGKGILAADESHPTIKKRFDPIGVDNTEQNRRVYREMLFTAPGIEDWIGGVIMFDETLRQHTASGIPFPELLAGRGIVPGIKVDAGAKPLAGFPGETVTEGLDGLRKRLEEYRSLGAGFAKWRAVIAIGDEIPTAFCIEANAHALARYAALCQEADIVPIVEPEVLMDGDHDLARCEAVTDAVLLEVFSALARHRVVLEGIVLKPNMVVAGQDCPQQPTVEEVAEATVRCLRRHVPAAVPGIAFLSGGQSEEEATANLDAMNRRGPHPWELSFSYGRALQASALRAWGGDSARLEAGAQAFAHRARMNHLARSGDYQPALESGAS; encoded by the coding sequence ATGAACCTCGACGGACTCAACAAGATAGCGCGCGCCATGGTGGCGCCCGGAAAGGGCATCCTGGCGGCGGATGAAAGCCACCCGACGATCAAGAAACGTTTCGATCCGATCGGTGTCGACAACACTGAGCAGAACCGGCGCGTCTATCGCGAAATGCTGTTCACCGCGCCCGGCATCGAGGACTGGATCGGCGGCGTGATCATGTTCGACGAGACCCTGCGCCAGCACACCGCGTCGGGCATTCCGTTCCCCGAGTTGCTGGCCGGCCGGGGAATCGTGCCCGGCATCAAGGTCGATGCCGGCGCCAAGCCGCTCGCGGGCTTCCCCGGGGAGACGGTCACCGAAGGGCTTGACGGCCTGCGCAAGCGGCTCGAGGAATATCGCTCCCTGGGCGCCGGCTTCGCCAAGTGGCGGGCCGTGATCGCGATCGGCGACGAGATTCCCACGGCCTTCTGTATCGAGGCCAATGCGCACGCCCTGGCACGCTACGCCGCGCTTTGCCAGGAAGCGGACATCGTGCCGATCGTGGAACCGGAAGTCCTGATGGACGGCGACCATGACCTCGCCCGCTGCGAGGCGGTCACCGACGCGGTCCTGCTGGAGGTGTTCTCCGCCCTGGCGCGTCACCGCGTCGTCCTCGAAGGCATCGTTCTCAAGCCGAACATGGTCGTCGCCGGGCAGGATTGCCCGCAGCAGCCGACCGTCGAGGAAGTCGCGGAGGCGACCGTGCGTTGCCTGCGACGGCACGTGCCGGCCGCAGTCCCCGGGATCGCTTTCCTTTCGGGCGGACAGAGCGAGGAGGAGGCGACGGCCAATCTCGACGCGATGAACCGCCGCGGCCCGCACCCGTGGGAGCTTTCTTTCTCCTATGGGCGCGCCCTGCAGGCGTCCGCCTTGCGTGCCTGGGGCGGCGACAGCGCGCGCCTGGAAGCCGGGGCGCAGGCCTTCGCCCACCGGGCACGCATGAATCACCTGGCGCGCAGCGGCGACTACCAGCCCGCCCTCGAGTCCGGAGCGAGCTGA
- a CDS encoding glycine cleavage system protein R, producing MKQLVVISAVGGDRSGVVHDLTRAVLDCGGNILDSRMIALGAEFAMLLLVSGSWHTLARLESELKKVEEQSGLSLAMRRTEERAPRSDMLPYAIDVVCLDQPGIVFNLASFFASREIDIAEMATRSYSAAHTGAPMFSVQITVNIPGNLQISALRDEFMDFCDHLNLDAIMEPVKG from the coding sequence TTGAAACAGCTGGTAGTGATATCCGCGGTCGGCGGCGACCGCTCCGGGGTCGTGCACGATCTCACGCGCGCCGTGCTCGACTGCGGCGGCAATATCCTCGACAGCCGCATGATCGCACTCGGAGCCGAGTTCGCGATGCTGCTGTTGGTCAGCGGCAGCTGGCATACGCTGGCGCGGCTCGAGTCGGAGCTCAAGAAGGTCGAGGAGCAATCGGGGCTCTCGCTCGCCATGCGGCGCACCGAAGAGCGCGCGCCGCGCTCCGACATGTTGCCCTACGCGATCGACGTCGTCTGCCTGGACCAGCCCGGTATCGTTTTCAACCTGGCCAGCTTTTTCGCCAGTCGCGAGATCGACATAGCGGAAATGGCTACCCGCAGTTACTCGGCTGCGCATACGGGCGCGCCGATGTTCTCGGTCCAGATCACGGTGAACATCCCCGGCAACCTGCAGATCTCGGCCTTGCGCGACGAATTCATGGATTTCTGCGACCACCTGAATCTCGATGCGATCATGGAACCCGTCAAGGGCTGA
- a CDS encoding STAS domain-containing protein, protein MSAAADTIAEIGPGQVEFEDRGEGRFAVRGDLSFQTVVGALEESRELFAPYSTLEVDLGEVRRADSAGLALLLEWVNWARNSAREISFHRIPAQIVSIAQISEVEYMLDRAARWTSGD, encoded by the coding sequence TTGAGTGCGGCCGCGGACACAATCGCCGAGATCGGTCCCGGGCAGGTCGAGTTCGAGGATCGCGGCGAGGGACGCTTTGCCGTTCGTGGCGACCTGAGTTTCCAGACGGTGGTCGGCGCTCTTGAGGAGAGCAGGGAACTGTTCGCGCCCTACTCGACACTGGAGGTCGACCTCGGCGAGGTCAGACGGGCCGACAGCGCAGGCCTCGCTTTGCTGCTCGAATGGGTGAACTGGGCGAGGAACAGCGCGCGCGAGATCAGCTTTCATCGCATCCCCGCGCAAATCGTGTCCATCGCGCAGATCAGCGAAGTGGAATACATGCTTGACCGGGCCGCACGCTGGACGAGCGGCGACTAG
- a CDS encoding PhoH family protein — MNTTENQRRVFVLDTNVLMHDPAALFRFDEHDIHLPMVVLEELDAGKKGMSEAARNVRQVSRFIDQMINGADKQHIDHGIEIPGEHRLNGPGNRRPGRLFFQTRPNQPLLPDTLPGNRADNSILENCLMLQEAHPDARVTLVSKDINLRIKATILGVHAEDYYSDRTLEDLDLLYSGAEELSADFWESHSREMDSWKEEGRTFYRVKGERVADWHVNQFLYLEDDSHFEALVHEVDGDAAVIELAADYRGRNNVWGITARNREQNFALNLLMSESVDFVTILGPAGTGKTLLTLASALTQTLDAGRFREIIMTRVTVPLGEDIGFLPGTEEEKMEPWMGALMDNLEVLTQTEEGGNWGRAATQDLLRSRIKIRSLNFMRGRTFLNRFIIIDEAQNLTPKQMKALITRAGPGTKMVCLGNISQIDTPYLTETTSGLTYVVNRFRGWPHSGHVTLMRGERSRLADYASDAL; from the coding sequence TTGAACACCACGGAAAATCAACGTCGCGTCTTCGTTCTCGATACCAACGTGCTGATGCACGATCCGGCCGCGCTTTTCCGCTTCGACGAACACGATATTCACCTGCCGATGGTGGTGCTCGAGGAACTCGACGCCGGTAAGAAAGGCATGTCGGAGGCGGCGCGCAACGTGCGCCAGGTCAGCCGTTTCATCGACCAGATGATCAACGGCGCCGACAAGCAGCATATCGACCACGGCATCGAGATTCCGGGAGAACACCGGCTGAACGGACCGGGGAATCGCCGTCCGGGACGGCTGTTTTTCCAGACGCGTCCGAACCAGCCTCTGCTTCCCGATACCCTGCCGGGCAACCGGGCGGACAACTCGATCCTCGAGAACTGCCTCATGCTGCAGGAAGCGCACCCGGATGCCCGGGTGACGCTGGTTTCCAAGGACATCAACCTGCGTATCAAGGCGACGATTCTCGGCGTCCATGCCGAGGATTACTACAGTGACCGGACCCTCGAAGATCTCGACCTGCTCTACTCGGGCGCCGAAGAACTTTCAGCCGATTTCTGGGAATCCCACAGCCGCGAGATGGATTCCTGGAAGGAAGAAGGTCGTACCTTTTACCGGGTCAAGGGCGAACGGGTGGCGGACTGGCACGTCAACCAGTTCCTTTACCTCGAGGATGACAGTCATTTCGAGGCGCTGGTGCATGAAGTCGACGGCGACGCCGCCGTCATCGAACTGGCCGCGGACTACCGCGGGCGCAACAACGTCTGGGGCATCACCGCACGCAACCGTGAGCAGAATTTCGCCCTCAACCTGCTGATGTCCGAGAGCGTCGACTTCGTGACCATCCTCGGCCCCGCCGGCACGGGGAAGACCCTGCTCACACTCGCCTCTGCACTCACCCAGACCCTGGATGCCGGCCGTTTCCGCGAGATCATTATGACCCGCGTCACGGTACCGCTGGGCGAGGACATCGGTTTTCTCCCCGGCACCGAAGAGGAGAAAATGGAACCGTGGATGGGCGCGCTCATGGACAACCTCGAGGTGCTGACGCAAACCGAGGAAGGGGGTAACTGGGGCCGCGCCGCAACCCAGGACCTGCTGCGCAGCCGGATCAAGATCCGCTCGCTCAACTTCATGCGCGGGCGCACTTTCCTCAATCGCTTCATCATCATCGATGAAGCCCAGAACCTGACCCCGAAACAGATGAAAGCCCTGATCACCCGGGCCGGACCGGGGACGAAGATGGTCTGCCTCGGCAACATCTCGCAGATCGATACGCCCTACCTCACGGAAACCACGTCCGGCCTGACCTATGTCGTGAATCGTTTTCGCGGCTGGCCGCATTCGGGCCACGTCACGCTGATGCGCGGCGAGCGCTCCCGGCTGGCCGACTACGCGTCGGATGCCCTTTGA
- a CDS encoding M48 family metalloprotease yields MLKRFFIVLAASLLTAVSGADPHRDLPDIGSPADTVFTRSQAEAIGRSVLRQLREQDSVLEDPEIAEYISDLGQRVASQAHEGEHTFNFFVVNDDAINAFALPGGYVGINSGLITATRSESELAGVLAHEVAHVIQKHIARRIAGTGRSSMLATAAVLAAILLGAGGDAVPAVIAGAQGLAIQEQINYTRANEYEADRVGLQYLARAGFDPMGMPSFFEVLSRQAAMPGSRLPEFLQTHPLTSTRIAETRDRAERTPVAEVRESSTYELMRARIHVLNARSTDEALRRFASPPGAEPDFGALGHRYGHGLALLRAGRYPEAARQFQALVDEHPTTVAFHSALGEALILAGRHAEGLEVFAHATRLFPRNRPLTVRHAEALLRTRNFDRAHAILLDIFNVVRPTPPQVRLIANAADAAGLHAEALFYMSEYHLLTGELDMALDKLRLALLEPELQAWQRARFEARIAELEPFLQQRRASRRGSNNDE; encoded by the coding sequence ATGCTGAAACGTTTTTTCATCGTCCTGGCTGCCTCGCTGCTGACCGCGGTCAGCGGCGCGGACCCGCACAGGGACCTGCCCGACATCGGCAGCCCGGCGGACACCGTGTTCACGCGAAGCCAGGCCGAGGCGATCGGACGCAGCGTGTTGCGGCAGCTCCGGGAACAGGACAGCGTGCTCGAAGACCCCGAGATAGCGGAGTACATTTCCGATCTCGGCCAGCGCGTCGCCTCGCAGGCGCACGAAGGCGAGCACACGTTCAATTTCTTCGTCGTCAACGACGACGCGATCAATGCGTTCGCACTGCCCGGCGGTTACGTAGGAATCAACAGCGGACTGATCACGGCGACCCGCAGCGAGAGCGAGCTCGCGGGTGTTCTCGCTCACGAGGTCGCGCACGTCATCCAGAAACATATCGCCCGCCGGATCGCGGGTACCGGGCGATCCAGCATGCTCGCGACGGCGGCCGTCCTCGCGGCCATTTTGCTGGGTGCCGGCGGGGATGCCGTACCGGCCGTCATCGCCGGCGCACAGGGCCTGGCGATCCAGGAGCAGATCAATTACACGCGCGCCAACGAGTACGAGGCGGACCGGGTCGGACTGCAGTACCTGGCGCGCGCGGGCTTCGACCCCATGGGCATGCCGTCCTTTTTCGAAGTCCTGTCCCGGCAGGCTGCCATGCCTGGATCACGCCTCCCAGAGTTTCTCCAGACACATCCGCTCACCAGCACCCGAATCGCCGAAACCCGCGATCGCGCGGAGCGGACGCCTGTCGCGGAGGTCCGGGAAAGCTCGACCTACGAGCTGATGCGGGCGCGGATCCACGTACTCAACGCACGCTCGACCGACGAAGCACTGCGACGCTTTGCGAGTCCACCCGGAGCCGAGCCGGACTTCGGGGCGCTGGGCCATCGCTACGGCCATGGCCTGGCGCTGCTCCGTGCAGGACGTTACCCGGAGGCCGCCAGGCAGTTCCAGGCGCTCGTCGACGAGCACCCCACCACGGTGGCGTTCCATTCCGCGCTCGGGGAAGCACTGATCCTGGCAGGGCGGCATGCCGAGGGGCTCGAGGTCTTTGCGCATGCCACGCGGCTCTTCCCGCGTAACCGACCGCTGACGGTGCGCCACGCCGAAGCGCTGCTCCGCACGCGCAACTTCGACCGGGCCCATGCGATCCTGCTGGATATCTTCAACGTCGTACGGCCGACCCCGCCCCAGGTACGCCTCATCGCCAATGCCGCCGATGCGGCCGGACTCCACGCAGAAGCGCTGTTCTATATGTCCGAGTATCATCTGCTCACAGGCGAACTGGACATGGCCCTGGACAAGCTGCGCCTGGCGTTGCTCGAGCCGGAGCTGCAGGCCTGGCAACGGGCACGCTTCGAGGCGCGGATCGCGGAGCTCGAGCCCTTTCTGCAGCAGCGCCGTGCCAGCCGGCGTGGCAGCAACAACGACGAATAA